In a genomic window of Saccharothrix sp. HUAS TT1:
- a CDS encoding dATP/dGTP diphosphohydrolase domain-containing protein: MELTEPWPNLFSVGQPVKVIGGMFQGDRGKVADPPEVYRIDRADGWRLRVELPDGRFITPLIGHVRQDDDPLTPTPLKRGEEVRVVSETGGAKGKKLASLGSLDPKALLVLAEASGFGAAKYDQHNFLRGYAWSLSFDAAQRHLLAFWAGEELDPESGLPHVAHAAWHCLAMLSFQLRDIGTDDRFDSPERSA, from the coding sequence ATGGAGTTGACCGAGCCGTGGCCGAACCTCTTCAGCGTCGGCCAGCCTGTCAAGGTCATCGGTGGCATGTTCCAGGGTGACCGCGGCAAGGTCGCCGATCCGCCCGAGGTGTACCGCATCGACCGTGCGGACGGCTGGCGCTTGCGCGTCGAGCTGCCGGACGGCAGGTTCATCACGCCGCTGATCGGACACGTCCGTCAGGACGACGATCCGCTCACGCCCACGCCGCTGAAGCGCGGCGAGGAGGTCCGCGTGGTATCGGAGACCGGCGGGGCGAAGGGCAAGAAGCTGGCCTCCCTGGGCAGCCTCGACCCGAAGGCCCTGCTCGTGCTGGCTGAGGCGTCCGGCTTCGGCGCGGCGAAGTACGACCAGCACAACTTCCTCCGCGGCTACGCCTGGAGCCTGAGCTTCGACGCCGCGCAGCGCCACCTGCTGGCCTTCTGGGCGGGCGAGGAACTCGATCCCGAGAGCGGTCTGCCGCACGTAGCGCACGCCGCCTGGCACTGTCTGGCGATGCTGAGCTTCCAGCTCCGCGACATCGGCACCGACGACCGCTTCGACTCACCCGAGCGGTCGGCGTGA